A window of Campylobacter cuniculorum DSM 23162 = LMG 24588 contains these coding sequences:
- a CDS encoding Rieske 2Fe-2S domain-containing protein produces MAISENRRSFMGFAFGAVAAVGGAFSLVAFKKTWDPLPSVKAAGFTTVDLSGMQTGELRTIEWRKKPIFILKKDESMPKDEKRDVIVDNVAYTLVIGLCTHLGCIPAYIQSEQMFKCACHGGEFNINGVNVFGPPPRPLEIPPFKIDGTKLVLGEEGPEYLKIKTEA; encoded by the coding sequence ATGGCTATTTCTGAAAATAGACGAAGTTTTATGGGCTTTGCATTTGGAGCGGTAGCTGCTGTGGGAGGAGCTTTCTCACTTGTTGCCTTTAAAAAGACTTGGGACCCACTTCCAAGTGTTAAAGCAGCGGGTTTTACTACAGTGGATTTAAGTGGAATGCAAACCGGAGAGCTTAGAACAATAGAATGGCGTAAAAAGCCGATTTTTATCCTTAAAAAAGATGAAAGTATGCCTAAAGATGAAAAACGTGATGTTATAGTGGATAATGTCGCATATACGCTTGTAATAGGACTTTGCACTCATTTAGGTTGTATTCCTGCTTATATTCAAAGTGAACAGATGTTTAAATGTGCCTGTCATGGAGGAGAATTTAATATTAATGGAGTCAATGTTTTTGGACCACCTCCTAGACCTCTTGAAATACCTCCTTTCAAAATCGATGGAACCAAACTCGTTTTAGGCGAAGAGGGACCTGAATATCTCAAAATAAAGACGGAGGCTTAA
- a CDS encoding cytochrome b, protein MAQIREANGIVDWLDQRLAVRKLLDVLMNKYWIPKQINFLWAMGVILTTLFTILFLTGLLLVMYYKPDTALAFDSVNKTIMQEVEYGWLWRHMHGVAASVVFLIIYIHMLTGIYYGSYKKGREMIWVSGMLLFVVFSAEAFSGYMLPWGQMSYWAAQVITNLFGGIPFIGPELVIWIRGDYAVSDPTLTRFFMLHVCLLPVVIMAIIAFHFYSLRIPHVNNEIAEELNFDLEAEKYILGDTKGSKVIPFWPAFLSKDFVYISLFMIFFFYLVSFKFDFAMDPINFDPANALKTPAHIYPEWYFLWSYEVLRGFFFDIGSIKAFDIGLAAFGIAQVIFFLLPWLDRSDVVRPAHDRPLFFIWFWVLLIDLIVLTIYGKLPPTGVNAWVGFYASLVFLLLFIVILPWITILERKGAKQ, encoded by the coding sequence ATGGCACAGATTAGAGAGGCTAATGGTATTGTAGATTGGCTTGATCAAAGACTTGCAGTGCGTAAATTGCTCGATGTTTTGATGAATAAATATTGGATACCAAAACAAATTAATTTTTTATGGGCTATGGGTGTTATTTTAACCACTCTTTTTACGATTTTATTTTTAACAGGGCTTTTGCTTGTAATGTATTATAAACCAGATACCGCCCTTGCTTTTGATAGCGTGAATAAAACGATTATGCAAGAGGTTGAGTATGGTTGGCTTTGGCGTCATATGCACGGCGTTGCAGCTTCAGTTGTATTTTTAATCATTTATATCCATATGCTTACGGGAATTTATTATGGCTCTTATAAAAAGGGACGTGAGATGATTTGGGTCAGCGGTATGCTTTTATTTGTTGTTTTTTCAGCCGAGGCTTTTAGCGGTTATATGCTTCCTTGGGGACAAATGAGTTATTGGGCGGCACAAGTGATTACAAATCTTTTTGGAGGAATTCCTTTTATTGGACCTGAACTTGTGATTTGGATTCGTGGAGATTATGCGGTTTCAGACCCTACTTTGACAAGATTTTTTATGTTGCATGTGTGTTTATTGCCTGTTGTCATTATGGCAATCATCGCTTTTCATTTCTATTCTTTAAGAATTCCACATGTTAATAACGAAATTGCTGAAGAGCTTAATTTTGATTTAGAAGCAGAAAAATACATACTAGGGGATACAAAAGGTTCGAAAGTCATTCCTTTTTGGCCTGCATTTTTATCCAAAGATTTTGTCTATATTTCTTTATTTATGATTTTCTTTTTCTATCTTGTGAGTTTTAAATTTGATTTTGCAATGGATCCTATTAATTTTGACCCGGCTAATGCACTTAAAACTCCAGCACACATTTATCCTGAATGGTATTTTCTATGGTCGTATGAGGTTCTAAGAGGATTTTTCTTCGATATTGGGAGCATTAAGGCTTTTGATATAGGTTTAGCAGCTTTTGGTATCGCACAAGTGATATTTTTCTTACTTCCTTGGCTTGATAGAAGCGATGTTGTGCGACCAGCTCACGATAGACCTTTATTTTTCATTTGGTTTTGGGTTTTATTGATTGATTTGATTGTTTTAACCATTTATGGAAAGCTTCCTCCGACAGGCGTCAATGCTTGGGTAGGATTTTATGCTTCACTTGTATTTTTGTTGCTATTTATTGTGATTTTGCCATGGATTACTATTTTAGAAAGAAAAGGAGCTAAACAATGA
- a CDS encoding c-type cytochrome, translating into MRELKIFLVVVVFTALVYWGVEPYAHSVMKPHVTPANFNFAEEDISFAKGIVEAKELALNEAQKNNDENQTASAQKALDLAKQNLAKDEALWASVEKINFAKGNAAKGKEFFESNCFACHGLKEDGIAANITDSSLGVIPPDLSSAGVIFDEKFLAALVLNPSLALKVEHKFGDAFIMPAYNAETSGESEEVVNENIANLIAYLKEIGHKFEAKQNSEIKTEIEAKYANLENNPEKTALIEKDIIFAKDRISFIEACGRCHDMKYDGYFTPSKAEDLKNYLGSIPPDLSMMIRSRGSQYLNDFINNTQKLLPGTAMPRVGLNEDTQAKVISYIEKVGDSKKDERESLGIYIMIFFVILSIFAIAWKQSVWSKLH; encoded by the coding sequence ATGAGAGAGCTAAAAATATTTTTAGTTGTAGTTGTATTTACTGCTCTTGTATATTGGGGAGTTGAACCTTATGCACATTCTGTAATGAAACCTCATGTTACTCCTGCAAATTTTAATTTTGCCGAAGAAGATATAAGTTTTGCAAAAGGTATTGTTGAAGCTAAAGAATTAGCTTTGAATGAAGCACAAAAAAACAATGATGAAAATCAAACAGCGAGTGCTCAAAAGGCTCTTGATTTGGCTAAGCAGAATTTAGCTAAGGACGAGGCACTTTGGGCAAGTGTGGAAAAAATTAATTTTGCAAAGGGCAATGCTGCAAAGGGAAAAGAATTCTTTGAAAGCAATTGTTTTGCTTGTCATGGGCTTAAAGAAGATGGCATAGCGGCAAATATTACAGATTCTTCTTTAGGAGTCATTCCACCAGATTTAAGTTCCGCAGGAGTGATTTTCGATGAGAAATTTTTAGCAGCCTTAGTGTTAAATCCATCTTTAGCTCTAAAAGTTGAGCATAAATTTGGTGATGCTTTCATCATGCCAGCCTATAATGCAGAAACTTCAGGAGAGAGTGAAGAAGTGGTTAATGAAAACATTGCAAATCTTATTGCTTATCTTAAAGAAATAGGGCATAAATTTGAAGCCAAGCAAAATTCAGAGATAAAAACAGAAATTGAAGCTAAATATGCTAATTTAGAAAACAACCCAGAAAAAACTGCTTTAATTGAAAAAGATATAATTTTTGCAAAGGATAGAATTTCTTTTATCGAAGCTTGCGGACGTTGTCATGATATGAAATATGATGGCTATTTTACCCCTTCTAAAGCAGAGGATTTAAAAAATTATTTAGGTTCTATTCCGCCTGATCTTTCTATGATGATTAGATCAAGAGGGTCGCAGTACTTGAATGATTTTATCAATAATACTCAAAAATTACTTCCGGGTACAGCAATGCCAAGAGTAGGGCTTAATGAGGATACACAAGCTAAAGTTATCTCTTATATTGAAAAAGTGGGTGATAGCAAAAAAGACGAAAGAGAAAGCTTGGGAATTTATATTATGATATTCTTTGTTATCTTAAGTATTTTTGCAATAGCTTGGAAACAATCTGTTTGGTCTAAACTTCATTAA
- the ung gene encoding uracil-DNA glycosylase: MSEITIKPEQIKMNEDWKEFLKDEFKKPYFLDIKKKYIEAIQQKKVIYPPANLTFNAFNLTPLNSLKIILLGQDPYHQPYQAMGLSFSVPYGVKLPPSLVNIYKELHADLNLNLPKNGDLSAWAKQGVLLLNSILSVEAGKPASHSEWGWQQFSDAVIEKLSNEKTGLIFMLWGNFAKNKKNLIDTSKHFILEAAHPSPLARSGFLGCKHFSKANEILRRLGKKEIDWNLNT, encoded by the coding sequence ATGAGTGAAATTACAATCAAACCTGAACAAATTAAAATGAATGAAGACTGGAAAGAATTTTTAAAAGATGAATTTAAAAAACCCTATTTTTTAGACATTAAAAAAAAATATATTGAGGCAATTCAACAAAAAAAAGTCATCTATCCGCCTGCGAATTTAACCTTTAATGCCTTTAATCTCACTCCTTTAAATTCGCTTAAAATCATCTTGCTTGGACAAGATCCTTATCATCAACCATATCAAGCTATGGGACTTAGTTTTTCTGTGCCTTATGGGGTGAAATTACCGCCTTCTTTAGTCAATATTTATAAAGAATTACACGCGGATTTAAATTTAAATTTACCAAAAAATGGGGATTTGAGTGCATGGGCAAAACAAGGTGTTTTGCTTTTAAATTCTATTTTAAGCGTTGAAGCGGGAAAACCTGCAAGTCATAGTGAATGGGGTTGGCAGCAATTTAGCGACGCTGTGATTGAGAAATTAAGCAATGAAAAAACAGGGCTGATTTTTATGCTCTGGGGCAATTTTGCTAAAAATAAAAAAAATCTTATTGATACAAGCAAACATTTTATCTTAGAAGCAGCTCATCCTAGTCCTTTAGCAAGGAGTGGATTTTTAGGTTGTAAGCATTTTTCTAAGGCAAATGAAATTTTAAGACGACTTGGAAAAAAAGAGATTGATTGGAATTTAAACACTTAA